In Paramormyrops kingsleyae isolate MSU_618 chromosome 13, PKINGS_0.4, whole genome shotgun sequence, a single window of DNA contains:
- the lrrc4ca gene encoding leucine-rich repeat-containing protein 4C, with protein sequence MLNKMTSYPQQETMRGPRWNRALSDPLFVLLLALQLLVVAGLARAQTCPSVCSCSNQFSKVICTRRGLRDVPDGISTNTRYLNLQENQIQVIKVDSFKHLRHLEILQLSKNHIRSIEIGAFNGLASLNTLELFDNRLTTIPNGAFEYLSKLKELWLRNNPIESIPSYAFNRVPSLRRLDLGELKRLSYVSEGAFEGLSNLRYLNLGMCNLKEIPNLIPLVRLDELEMSGNQLSVIRPGSFKGLIHLQKLWMMHAQIQTIERNSFDDLQSLVELNLAHNNLTLLPHDLFTPLHHLERVHLHHNPWNCNCDILWLSWWLKEMVPANTSCCARCSSPTSHKGRYIGELDQNYFNCYAPVIVEPPTDLNVTEGMAAELKCRANSLTSVSWITPNGSIMTHGAYKVRISVLNDGTLNFTNVTVQDTGTYTCMVSNSAGNTTASATLNVSSTENSSFSYFTTVTVETIEPSHDEGRTPVQQSVGPTPSSGGWEPSPSTTTTTARTPASTRTPEKAIPFTEMGEGSLNGLDEVMKTTKIIIGCFVAITLMAAVMLIIFYKMRKQHHQQNQHVPSRAMEIITVGEELAGGSTMEGQLTLPPLEHEHLNHYNSYKTYNHASTINSMHSSGHEPLLIRASSKDNVQETQI encoded by the coding sequence ATGTTGAACAAGATGACGTCCTACCCACAGCAGGAGACGATGAGAGGTCCTAGGTGGAACAGGGCCCTGTCTGACCCTTTGTTCGTTCTGCTGCTGGCGCTCCAGCTTTTGGTGGTGGCAGGCCTGGCGCGAGCCCAGACTTGCCCGTCCGTGTGCTCCTGCAGCAACCAGTTCAGCAAGGTCATCTGCACGCGACGGGGCCTGCGTGATGTGCCCGACGGCATCTCCACCAACACGCGCTACCTGAACCTGCAGGAGAACCAGATCCAGGTCATCAAGGTGGACAGCTTCAAGCACCTCCGCCACCTCGAGATCCTGCAGCTGAGCAAGAACCACATACGCAGCATCGAGATCGGTGCCTTCAATGGGCTGGCCAGCCTCAACACACTGGAGCTCTTTGACAACCGGCTTACCACCATCCCCAACGGGGCTTTCGAGTACCTCTCCAAGCTGAAGGAGCTCTGGCTGAGGAACAACCCCATCGAGAGCATCCCCTCATACGCCTTCAACCGCGTGCCGTCCCTCCGCCGCCTCGACCTGGGTGAGCTGAAGCGGCTCTCCTATGTGTCCGAGGGTGCCTTTGAGGGCCTGAGCAACCTGCGCTACCTGAACCTGGGCATGTGCAACCTGAAGGAGATCCCTAACCTCATCCCTCTGGTCAGGTTGGATGAGCTAGAGATGTCAGGGAACCAGCTCTCAGTTATCCGGCCCGGGTCTTTCAAGGGTCTCATACACCTGCAGAAGTTGTGGATGATGCACGCTCAGATCCAGACCATAGAGAGGAATTCCTTCGATGACTTACAGTCCCTAGTGGAGCTCAATCTGGCCCACAACAACCTGACCTTGCTGCCCCATGACCTCTTCACCCCCCTGCACCACCTGGAGCGGGTACATCTGCACCACAACCCCTGGAATTGCAACTGTGACATCCTTTGGCTCAGCTGGTGGTTGAAGGAGATGGTGCCCGCCAACACCAGCTGCTGCGCCCGCTGCAGCTCCCCCACCAGCCACAAAGGACGCTACATTGGGGAGCTTGACCAGAACTACTTCAACTGTTACGCCCCTGTTATCGTGGAGCCGCCCACGGACCTCAACGTGACTGAAGGCATGGCCGCTGAGCTCAAGTGCCGAGCCAACTCTTTGACCTCGGTCAGCTGGATCACGCCCAACGGCTCCATAATGACACATGGGGCGTACAAGGTACGCATCTCTGTGCTCAACGACGGGACGCTGAACTTCACCAACGTGACGGTGCAGGACACGGGCACCTACACGTGCATGGTGAGCAACTCGGCAGGAAACACCACGGCCTCGGCGACCCTCAATGTGTCCTCGACCGAGAACAGCAGCTTCAGCTATTTCACCACGGTCACCGTGGAGACAATTGAGCCCTCGCACGACGAGGGCAGGACCCCCGTGCAGCAGAGTGTGGGGCCCACCCCTTCATCCGGCGGTTGGGAGCCCTCCCCTTCGACCACGACCACCACAGCCCGCACCCCTGCCTCCACTAGGACACCAGAGAAGGCCATCCCCTTTACAGAGATGGGAGAAGGCTCGCTCAATGGGCTAGACGAGGTGATGAAGACTACCAAGATCATCATTGGCTGCTTTGTGGCCATCACCCTGATGGCTGCCGTCATGCTTATCATATTCTACAAGATGCGGAAGCAGCACCACCAGCAGAACCAGCACGTGCCCTCGCGGGCCATGGAGATCATTACCGTAGGCGAGGAGCTGGCGGGAGGCTCCACCATGGAGGGCCAATTGACACTGCCCCCCCTGGAACATGAGCACCTCAACCACTACAACTCTTACAAGACATACAACCACGCCTCCACCATCAACTCCATGCACAGCTCCGGGCATGAACCACTGCTAATCCGGGCTAGCTCAAAAGACAATGTGCAAGAGACGCAAATTTGA